One Pyrus communis chromosome 13, drPyrComm1.1, whole genome shotgun sequence genomic window carries:
- the LOC137713370 gene encoding pentatricopeptide repeat-containing protein At3g48250, chloroplastic-like has protein sequence MNRAKAAFLTTCRFASSLAATRFDVIAPLHYSQVTRSSHLSDFLSNQSHFLNTHQKLFFSSTPNSVLELVLANKWSAEVETELSESYPSLTHDVVIYVLKKLDKDPRKAWDFFNWVCEKDGFRPSSSVFSLILRVLVHKNSMKEFWIALRNMKEQGFFIDAQTYVAIRELLKKGRMDSDVVAFKHFYERMIEDNAADDVVKSVVDVVSGSEWSDGVEKELGEIELELSDHFVIRVLKELRTRPLKALRFFHWVGQCSGYEHNTITYNAVARVLARADSIGEFWSMIEEMKAAGHELDLDTYIKITRQFQKSRMMEDAVKLYELMMDGPYKPSTQDCSMLLRSISGSDKPDLDMVFRVAKKFESAGNTLSKPVYDGIHRSLTGAGRFDEAEEIMKVMRNAGYEPDNITYSQLVFGLCKAKRLEEACNVLEEMEADGCVPDIKTWTILIQGHCAADEVDTALICFAKMMEKGCDADADLMDVLIEGFLRQRKIDGAYKLLGEMVKKARLVTWQATYKNLIENLLEVRKLKEAFELLHLMKKQNYPPYPEPFVQYISKSGSVEDAADFFKALTVKEHPSSAAYVHVLKAFFKEGRYTEAKDLLHKCPHHIRMHGEICKLFGSTEGKQKRNTTEDGGKQKQTSKEGKRKQTTTEGKQKRANT, from the coding sequence ATGAATCGAGCAAAGGCGGCGTTTCTCACTACCTGCCGATTCGCCAGCTCGCTCGCGGCGACTCGGTTCGACGTCATAGCTCCGCTGCATTATTCTCAGGTGACTCGGTCCTCTCACCTCTCTGACTTCCTTTCAAATCAATCCCACTTCCTCAACACCCATCAAAAGCTATTCTTTTCCTCGACCCCCAACTCGGTCTTGGAACTCGTTCTGGCCAACAAGTGGTCCGCCGAGGTGGAGACCGAGTTGTCGGAGTCGTACCCATCACTGACCCACGATGTAGTAATCTATGTtttgaagaaattggacaaagaCCCACGAAAAGCTTGGGATTTTTTCAATTGGGTCTGCGAGAAAGACGGATTTAGGCCAAGTTCTTCGGTGTTCAGCTTAATTCTTAGGGTTTTAGTGCATAAGAATTCGATGAAGGAGTTTTGGATTGCTCTGAGGAATATGAAAGAGCAGGGATTTTTCATTGATGCGCAAACTTATGTGGCGATTAGAGAGCTGTTGAAAAAGGGGAGGATGGATAGTGATGTCGTGGCTTTCAAGCATTTTTACGAGAGGATGATCGAAGATAACGCGGCGGATGATGTTGTGAAGAGCGTGGTGGATGTTGTTTCGGGGTCAGAGTGGAGTGATGGGGTTGAGAAAGAATTGGGGGAGATCGAACTTGAGTTATCAGATCATTTTGTCATTAGGGTACTGAAGGAACTCAGGACTCGCCCGTTGAAGGCCTTGAGGTTTTTCCATTGGGTTGGTCAGTGTTCCGGTTATGAACACAATACGATTACATACAATGCGGTTGCGAGGGTTCTTGCGCGGGCTGATTCGATAGGGGAGTTTTGGAGTATGATTGAGGAGATGAAGGCTGCAGGTCATGAGCTGGATTTGGACACTTACATAAAGATTACGCGGCAGTTTCAGAAGAGCAGGATGATGGAGGACGCGGTGAAGCTGTATGAGCTCATGATGGACGGCCCTTATAAACCCTCTACTCAGGATTGCAGCATGCTTTTAAGGAGCATCTCAGGGAGTGATAAACCGGATCTGGATATGGTTTTTAGAGTTGCAAAGAAGTTCGAGTCTGCGGGGAATACACTCTCCAAGCCTGTTTACGATGGGATTCACAGGTCTTTGACAGGCGCAGGACGATTTGATGAAGCGGAGGAAATTATGAAGGTTATGAGAAATGCAGGGTACGAGCCGGACAACATTACATACAGCCAATTGGTCTTTGGACTTTGTAAGGCCAAGAGACTTGAAGAAGCCTGTAATGTGTTGGAAGAAATGGAAGCAGACGGATGCGTCCCTGATATCAAGACTTGGACCATTTTGATTCAAGGGCATTGCGCCGCTGATGAAGTTGACACAGCGCTGATTTGTTTCGCAAAGATGATGGAAAAAGGCTGTGATGCGGATGCTGATCTGATGGACGTGTTGATAGAGGGGTTCCTTAGGCAGAGGAAGATAGATGGTGCATATAAACTGCTTGGCGAAATGGTGAAAAAAGCTCGTTTAGTAACTTGGCAAGCCACATacaaaaatcttatcgaaaattTGTTAGAGGTCAGAAAACTCAAAGAAGCATTCGAACTTCTTCATTTGATGAAGAAACAGAACTACCCACCTTATCCAGAGCCTTTCGTCCAATATATATCGAAGTCTGGTTCTGTGGAGGACGCTGCAGACTTTTTCAAGGCATTGACTGTTAAGGAACATCCATCATCTGCAGCGTATGTCCATGTTTTGAAAGCATTCTTTAAGGAAGGTAGATACACCGAGGCCAAAGATCTGCTTCATAAATGCCCTCATCATATTCGAATGCATGGTGAAATTTGCAAGCTTTTTGGTTCTACGGAAGGCAAGCAGAAGCGGAATACTACAGAAGATGGAGGCAAGCAGAAGCAAACTAGTAAGGAAGGCAAGCGGAAGCAGACTACTACCGAAGGCAAGCAGAAGCGGGCTAATACTTGA
- the LOC137713371 gene encoding pachytene checkpoint protein 2 homolog, whose translation MSAHSPMDVSMQNPKDVDVPNQNGAVAIDSAPSPILPQDKVLVSVEVSLKPSSTARADDVRSAVERMLEKRSLSYTDGPVPVPLDDQFLTENVQSICICDTDEWVQNHDILLFWQVKPVVHVFQLSEEGACEDVSGDGQPSTFNEWILPAKEFGGLWESLIYESGLKQRLLRYAASALLFTEKGVNPFLVSWNRIVLLHGPPGTGKTSLCKALAQKLSIRFNSRYPQCQLIEVNAHSLFSKWFSESGKLVAKLFSKIQEMVEEESNLVFVLIDEVESLAAARKAALSGSEPSDSIRVVNALLTQLDKLKSAPNVIILTTSNITAAIDIAFVDRADIKAYVGPPTLQARYEILRSCLHELIRTGILSHLEDCDSMLSNFTSLREKLNMPEVQDAQTPLHLCKQLFETAEACEGLSGRSLRKLPFLAHAALANPYGCDPSKFLSTMTDTARRERSELPD comes from the exons ATGAGCGCTCACAGTCCCATGGACGTCTCTATGCAAAACCCCAAAGACGTCGATGTCCCCAACCAAAACGGCGCCGTGGCAATAGACTCAGCTCCTTCTCCCATTCTTCCCCAAGACAAAGTTCTCGTTTCAG TTGAAGTCAGCCTCAAGCCCTCCAGCACAGCTCGGGCTGACGATGTGCGGTCTGCTGTAGAGAG AATGCTTGAAAAGAGGAGTCTGAGCTACACTGACGGACCTGTGCCTGTGCCGCTTGATGATCAGTTTCTAACAGAAAATGTGCAAAGTATCTGTATTTGTGACACGG atgaGTGGGTGCAAAACCATGACATCCTTTTGTTCTGGCAAGTGAAGCCTGTTGTGCATGTTTTTCAG CTTAGCGAAGAGGGAGCATGTGAGGATGTAAGTGGGGATGGACAACCTTCCACCTTCAACGAATGGATTCTTCCTGCAAAGGAATTCGGTGGCTTGTGGGAAAG TTTAATTTATGAATCTGGTCTCAAGCAAAGGTTGCTGCGGTATGCGGCTAGTGCATTGCTTTTCACTGAGAAGGGCGTCAATCCTTTCCTTGTGTCATGGAATCG CATTGTTCTTTTACACGGACCTCCAGGGACTGGAAAAACTTCTCTATGTAAAGCACTGGCTCAAAAACTATCCATTCGGTTTAACTCCAG ATACCCACAATGCCAGTTGATTGAAGTTAATGCACATTCTTTGTTCAGTAAATGGTTCTCTGAGAGTGGCAAGTTG GTTGCAAAGCTTTTCTCAAAAATTCAGGAGATGGTAGAGGAGGAAAGCAATCTGGTATTTGTTTTGATTG ATGAAGTCGAAAGCCTTGCTGCTGCTAGAAAAGCTGCTTTATCTGGCTCCGAACCTTCAGATTCTATTCGG GTAGTGAATGCGCTGCTAACTCAGCTGGATAAATTGAAATCAGCACCAAATGTTATAATTCTGACAACATCCAACATAACTGCTGCTATTG ATATTGCGTTTGTTGATCGAGCTGATATCAAAGCATATGTTGGTCCCCCAACTTTGCAAGCGCGTTATGAAATCCTCAGATCCTGCTTGCATGAACTTATACGAACAGGAATTTTATCACATCTAGAG GATTGTGATAGCATGCTTTCTAACTTTACTAGCTTGAGAGAGAAACTGAATATGCCTGAGGTACAAGATGCCCAGACACCACTACACCTGTGTAAACAATTATTCGAAACTGCAGAAGCATGCGAG GGATTGAGTGGGCGATCTTTAAGAAAGCTTCCGTTCCTAGCACATGCGGCTCTTGCAAATCCTTATGGTTGTGACCCTAGCAAGTTCTTGAGTACAATGACAGATACGGCTAGGAGGGAGCGTTCTGAGCTACCTGACTGA
- the LOC137712085 gene encoding uncharacterized protein → MKQKLQLEDVDRELEIIKAVAQAWYSHSGNSRPMSEFDAHRRNYKGKSPSRFKLEAMRKSSSASAHQSGYEKWDFGQSLWDAYEIVAVSKRLETGLVLDELESSARVHRKRRESKHSLRSFFNTMFSRRFDESDMPPDEDT, encoded by the coding sequence ATGAAGCAAAAGTTACAGCTTGAAGATGTCGATAGAGAACTCGAAATCATCAAGGCTGTGGCACAAGCTTGGTACAGCCACTCCGGCAACTCCCGGCCCATGTCCGAATTTGATGCCCACCGGAGAAACTACAAAGGTAAGTCACCGTCCCGGTTCAAGCTTGAAGCAATGAGAAAATCATCATCAGCTAGTGCACATCAGAGTGGTTATGAAAAATGGGATTTTGGGCAGTCACTATGGGATGCTTATGAGATTGTTGCCGTGTCGAAAAGGTTAGAGACGGGTCTAGTCCTTGATGAGTTGGAGAGTTCGGCTCGAGTCCATCGGAAACGTAGGGAGAGCAAGCACAGTCTTAGAAGTTTTTTCAATACAATGTTTTCAAGGAGATTTGATGAGTCAGATATGCCACCTGATGAGGATACGTAA
- the LOC137712346 gene encoding uncharacterized mitochondrial protein AtMg00810-like: MADAKPLTTPDALGRKLSLYEGEPLSDGTTFRSVVGALQYLLFTRPDIAFVVNQVCQYMHSPTTNHWAAVKRILRYLKGIHDHALVYTPSSLALTAFADTDYAGDPDDR, encoded by the coding sequence ATGGCTGATGCAAAGCCACTGACTACTCCCGATGCTCTTGGACGTAAACTCAGCTTATATGAGGGTGAACCTCTTTCTGATGGCACTACATTCCGAAGTGTGGTAGGTGCTTTACAATACTTGCTTTTCACACGTCCCGACATCGCCTTTGTCGTAAATCAGGTATGCCAATACATGCATTCTCCCACTACCAATCACTGGGCAGCAGTGAAGCGAATTCTTCGCTATTTAAAAGGCATTCATGATCATGCTCTAGTCTACACACCCAGTTCCTTGGCGCTCACGGCTTTTGCCGATACTGACTATGCGGGTGATCCTGATGATCGCTGA